Genomic window (Magnolia sinica isolate HGM2019 chromosome 6, MsV1, whole genome shotgun sequence):
GATTCGAActagccgagttgagctgattttttgagctcgaaaattttTCGAACTAAGttcaagctcgacttgactcagatcaaaccccaactcaaatcgaactcggatcgaaccagttcggtgactcggttactttgatatcgatgttgcttaccaagtgttcaatgaaatgacttaacgaagtgtcggctgatggcaaggaatgtatgtttataaaacaaataccattttttattgattttgatgttgcctacaaggtttttgatgaaatacctgtaaacagcCTCTGTTGTTTTACGTACAGTAAGAAATTTTAAGTGCACTActtgtgtttgtgaaaatgtcataCAGGCTCGATCTTAACTCAaatttggctcgaactggcccagcTGCTGATCGAATCGAGCCAAGTTGGCTAGTcgggctcgaggaccgagccgagtcgaatTCGagctgggtcagctagtggccgagccgagtcaagctgtgccaagctcgactcggttcaactcctGTACACCTCTACATAAGATGTCCCTCTAAATTATAAAGCTTAATTTCAGAGTATTTGTGTAATGAATACAGCCTAGTAACTAAAATTTATGAGGCGCATCATGATTTATGCCttgcatctcattttagggcataaacccaaaattgaagcacatccaaagctcaagagtgggaccacactaccaaaaaagttagcataataacacccactgttgaaaccttactagggcccacaataatgtttacttgtcatctaaCCCTTTTATAAGGTCTTAACGTagatgaaagtaaaacacaaatgtcaacttgatacaaaacttttgcagcggtgtgaagttttcaactataagagtccaattctagtccaattccCACTGGAAAAGTTTACTCACCATGCAATTGGCATCTCTCGTCCCCTCTAAACAAATAACCCTCCCTTGAATAGCTTTATTTTGTTATGTCAGCAAGGACGCCTATTGGGAGGCGCTTCTTCCTTTTCCTGTGCCTTTATAACTATCCTCTCTCACTCCCTTGTGAGTACAAACGTGTATACGGATGCCTACATTGTGAAGCTTGTTTTTCTATATAAAGAGAGCACTCATTTAGAAAATCGTGTGTGATTACGTCATTTATATTCTATAATTCTTCATATGGGTGAGAGTGAAGTAAGTTTTATATATTCGTTTTTCTTATTTCTAATAAAGAAGAAACCTTTGTTTTGCAGTCTTGTATGGTATTCATATGGTCAAACTACGtaaacttttattttaatttagcccttttgatttttatgtaactcttttttttttctttttttctttcttcagcTTTGGCCTTGCTGACATTAATCAAGTGTGGGTGCTTTTCTACAacaaattttttaataatttcaaaTACTTGCCCATCATCCAATGTGCTTTACTAAAACATCTAAGTTCTTGAGGAGGCATTTTTAAATGTAAACATACTTCATTCTTTTCAAAGGCCATCCATACCTAGAAGTTATTCAAAATAAACAAGTAGCTAAGCATATGGACAAAAAACTAACTACTTTGATTTTGATTGACAGAGAATAGGATTCTCCCGAATGAAGCTGTTTTATTTCACTGGGAAAAAAAACATACAGTTTTATTTCattgaattttaatttttctttattcCCTCACATTAACCGACCATAGGGACCTGGTTAACGATGCCGGTGTCACGTTTAACCCAAACATAGACCCGGTTACAGCAGAAGTCTTTTAAGCGCGGGTCGCCCTCAGGCAAGATAATCGCCGTAACGCTTGGGTTCTCTTCCTCGATTATGGTCTTCGCGTATTCTCCTTTTGTCCCCGCCAGCTCTGGCCAATACTTCTTGTCTTCTgttcaaaggaaaaataaaattccaAATCACTTAAAATCTCCAAACGTTTTTCtatgatggacggtggggattttcctattgaaaaggGACCCTCATCCATCCGTCCGTCCAACCAAATGATCAACATCTGTAGTACGAAAAGATAGAATTTTTCAAGCACACACGCCTGTACTGCCCTGCTAATGTACAGACTCGTCTACATGTCTGCGAAATCCGAACTTTCCATGAGAAGGGCCACATTTGTATATCATCTGACCCAAAAATTTCAAGCACATTCGATCCTCAGGCACGTAGTAGAAAACAATTGGATGGACTAATGAtgtttttctagccatccatttgtcatGCTTACCCGTTGTCTACCCAAGGACTAAACCATACTGATTTTTGGGTCAGATAATCTAAAAAAATGTGGCCCATCTCATGAAAAGCTCGGATCTGAATTCGTGTGCCGTAATGGCACGTGTGGATGAGGTGGCTGTAAAAACAATGTACCCGGACAGCATGGAAGATTAGTACAGCAACCAGAAGAGTAACAAGATACACAAGGAGGGtagcccatctctctctctctctctgatggatTTCATTGTTATGGAGTGGCCTACTTATAGAGGCTTTTGAGTGTAAGTACAGCTGTTCTCTCTACTAAGTTTTGGTGATTTGCATTGTTAGAAATAAATGTTTGCTAAATATAGATTTATCTCTTTACGTTAAAAATCAAAAGAACAGCTTTGATAGATTGAGATGGAAATTTGATGGTACACATCCATGCATcatatattgtacacttggcataaAATTGACACAAATTAACGTGTtcaaatcgtgggccccacttcagatgGTTCATAAACCAAACGTTATACTTGGATGGTCTCCTCAATGGTCTAGTGGTGGATATCAGATGGGTATTCACATGAAATATAGTGAAAGAGTTTGaattccacaaacaagtgtccattaatcagaggttaggatcgttATCAGTCTGTCTATATATGTTGAATCGTTGCTTGGAGGGTTTAGTTTCAACTATATGTGCCACAGTGGACAATTGCCGTGCATGTGTATTGAATTTCGGTGCTCCtcagtattaaagttgatttgataattaaattcaaacccttagggtctgtttgggcggtgggattagaagggattaggtgggatgggattgccaattccactccacgcttgggaagaatggaaaagcttggaattaaatTAAATAGatttgcattgggtcccgtgccaatttcactcaatgttagctagttgttgtaggtcccaccatgatgtgtgggctatatccacaccgtccacccatttattgagattattttagagcatgggccaaaaaatcaggtaaatctaatgctcaagtggaccccaccatagaaagcaacggggattgaatacttaccattgaaaaacttctttcgggccacataagttttggatctacttcatttttaggcccataccataaaatgaggttacaaaacaaatgaacagcttagatataacacgtgtgttattctcagtaatttcaaatgatggtaggtatatccattcaatgcacCACCGTATCatcaacaaagcagggcattaatcttatcccatggcaacagggacaatccctgccatgggtaataattatattttttgaatcccatcccacctattcccttctaatcccacctcCCAAACAGACCCTAGGGGATTCCTCGGTAGCGCGGATGAGGTGAGGCAGGAGTAACAGTTTAGTAGGCatggccctgaccgtgggccatttcgatgtatttgttgtatatacatgccgtccgtccgttttttcatatcattttagggcatggttccaaaagtgaggcagatccaaatgtcaggtgaaccacaccataggaaaacagtggtgattgaacgcacaccgttaaaaactttatgaggcccactgtaatgtttatttgccatccaacctgtggataaggtcacacacacctggatgaaggaaaaacacaaatagcaacttgatcaaaaacttattgGGAAAACTTTGGTGACCCCCAAGAAGTattaatggtgggaatttaatccctactgtgtggtctacttaagattcggatctgcgtcatttttggaccatgccctaaaatgagctggaaacgGATCcaaggcatggatatacaacgtatacatcaagatgggccccacagtcaggtccTCATTCACCAAGCTGATACCATGCCTCACCTAATCCATGTCCAATTCTCATATCGAGGATGTGAATTGGCCGGGCCTGCCAAAATCAGATTTTGAGTAGGCCCGACCTATGGCCTGGCCCAAAACAGTTGAAAATCCAAGCTGAGACCAACCCCAAGCTcgccgttgacagccctactcaGATCTCAGCAAAGTAACTAAAggtacagtgggctccaccttttCCTGTTACCTGCCAATTAGTGAGTTTGAATAATCTTTTAACTGTTTAAAATTGTGGGTTTGTATAActctataaatattttatatttgttagtttctttttttaaaaaatgtgcaTGCACGTATATTTTGTAATTtgcatgatgtgtatgttttaacAACCCGAAATTGAAATATTTATGTTTTGTTGCTCAGGTGTATAATTTAGTGGGCCACCTAAAATTCAGAATTATCACTTTTTtttcaaagtatatatttcaatggacttATGAAAATAATTATGTATGTTGTAACATATATTAACCACTTTGAATTATTGTAGATGATTTACTCGATCTTCttaaatattgatgaaaatatatCATGAAATTCAAATGGACTATCTGGGGTTTTCCGAATCCAGGGACTACTTGGGATTTTCATAGCCGGTCATCAACAATGACTTGAAACCATAAGCAATGGCAATTAAAATTGACAGTTAAAAGATCATCCATCGCGCCCTCATGGTCCATCAGTCGTACCTCTTAAGTGTTATTGCAGATAGCCCTCACTCAATAAAGGCTCCCATTAACATCTCCATTGTTGATGACCAGAAAGACACAATGGCAGCTCTCTTCAATGGCTATCGGAATGGCAATCTCCTTGGTACACGTGTATGAGAATCTGATCGTTCGTATTGGACCACTGCCATATTGATGCAGCAGTCAGGCAATCGGTTGGGCATCTGCGACACATTCATGAGAAGTGGACGCTAAAATTTCCACCAGCGGTCTGGATTAGGTTGAGGCTATATCCTCACTGAACATGGTAAGGCCCTGACATGGCAACGTTTGATTGGGCCTGGGTGATATTAGTACAGTACACACGGAAGAAAGCAACTTTCAAGCATGTTTTGCGTGGCCTCGGCCTCATATCCGGCAGGGGCATTGAATCTGCTGCCACCTTAAACATGACCAACTCAATGAATTTTCTGGCTAAATTTTCAGGCCACATCATGCATGGGGTAGGGACCACCAAACGAATAACATGCCATATGCACGAGCCACATTGCTGCGCGAGTGAACATCCATGACACTACTGCTCTAAAAACAGTGTTTACTACGAGTACCAAAagaatttctcattttcttgctGTTTTATTCAAAACATGTTCAAGCGAGAATGTCTTCGGGCGTCGCCGAAAATGCATTTTAACCTGCTGAAAGCACACCAACAGCTGCAACGAACCTAAGATTGTGGCACACGTAGGTATTCCAGGCTTTATTGGGATGCTTCTTTTGGGAATGGAAATTTTTGATTTTGTGTTGGAGAGTTTGATGAACTGTTCGGATTTTTTTTAACATGCAGCATGTATGAGTGCCTGCATTAGGGGCAGTTGATCAATGCTTCACTAGCAGTATTTTTTTCTAAAGACTAGTGCTTGCCTCACAAATGCACGTCGACTGCAGATTTCACGAAAAATGTAAAACCAATGGCATCTATAACACACCGTTAGCTTGGAGGCAATATCCAGAATTTTGTTGAACATTGCCTCTAACCTCCGGACTGGAAGGTCTGATCGGAACTGGGCACCACAACAACACTGGGCCAACCAAAAAACAGGTCAGTAATGGGGATGACATCAATGAAAAAGAATGCAGCTACACCATGTAACACGTGTATATGCTAAGTTGGCAGGGTTGGGTCACAGCGTAACACGTGCATATGTCAAGTTGGCAGTGGATGGGTCACAAATGATGGTGAACAATCGCCATATTCATATCCCATAATCCCCAAAACATAGCTATCAAATGAACCTTTGAAATGACAAGTAATTCAGATCATCAAATCAATATGATTTTCACTAGTGCCCCATCAACTGACAGGCACGCTGGATAAACAGCTACTGTTGTCAAGTATCATCCACATTTCTAATGGAGATAGACGGTGAAACACCTCTTTTTGGAATCCCAAAATAAACAATATTTTCCCAATTCAAGAATTTACAGAAATCAAACTTACGAATGGCACAGTAGCTCGCTGCTGTGATCGGAAAACATAGGACGAATGGTAAATCTGTAGAAGGAAAAGACAAGCCTGCAAATAGACATCATTCTGCTCCTCATGGGGAGGATACCATCCACTCATGCAAGAGAATAGCATTTCTGCTTTTTTCCCATGAATGGAGATCAAATTGAAGCAAGCCCACAAGCACACAAGGAATGcttaaataaaactgagatttgtGCCCCGGTATATAAATGGAGTGGCAGCCTCTTCTGCGGATCTCACAACATGCTGTACTCATCCTCGTTGCTCATTTGGAGGAAACAAACTATAGCCGATACAAAGACAAAAAATGACGACAGCTCCATTACCATTGCTCCCCAACCAATAACATTCGCATGCTTTAAGATAATCGGTATTGCAATGCTTCCTACTGCAGAAGCTCCAGTCAGGAACTTCGTAGCATCTATCCAACTGTAAGGATGAATAAGGAAATATCAAACAGTGATTTATCTCAGTTATGATGGCTGTTTGGATGTACCACACAAGGCAATGATAGCTAATGTACATCTACCCACTGCATTTTGGGTCAGTGGAACTGTTCGGCACAGCCCCCAGAACGCTAATGGTGGGATGCGCCAATTGCTCCCATCTGCAAAAAAGTGTCCAAAAGGTAACTAACTTGATAACTGCTCAGACCTGTTTTCATCTCATTCTCATTCTGGGTGGCAGATGTGCATTCCCACCTGCATTTTAGGTACATCTGAAACAGCCCTTAAACTAGGGGGGAACAGAAAAAAGACTTATGTAAGttcttgaaaagaaaaaaactaactAACCCATTCCCGTTGGTGGAAATGAGAGAGGAGGTGTCAGACCCCACGAAGAAAAGCAATGGCATGGGAAGGAGTACATACATTATCACTGCAGCAATGACAAATCCAACATCACCATAATGAAGTTTGTCTGCCTTGTAATATAACCACATGAAATGTCTCTCTTACCAGTTAGCATTGGCCACCAGTTATTATACAAAGCACATGCCTGCAACGTTGCAAAAGATGACTTGAAAAAATAACgaggcaaagaaaaagaaaagaaaagacggGATTGATTTAATGCACAGTCGGCCACATAAAACCGGACTAGAAAGAATACTAACCAAAACTTGCAGTACGATCCCAGCCGAGACCATAATTGCCAAGAAAGCAAGCTTTCCACTGTGAAGGCAGGCAATTACATAACGTGGTAAGTCTGCCATTGTCTAAATTGCTTCCAACCAGAAAAGGCACTTTTAAACAGAAAGGGACTGACTGCGAGCAGCCTGTTATGCAAGATACACAAAAACAGAATTCAATGAGCTTCGCCATTCAGAGGAAATGAGATCAGTGAAGAGGCAAGGCATGTGACTATAACAGATTGGGTGGATGCTCAAAATTGATGGTATCCGGGGGaaaaatcccatggatcttaataaATCGAGAAGAAAATATAGTTCTTTACAGAAACAATGAAGCAAGAGAGTACAATAGAGGAATCTTACAATAAATGGAGAGCAGCTGAAAGGTTAGGATTGGTTAGATAACCAGCCTACAGTGAAGGTAAATTTGACACTGTTGTTTTTCACATGTCTTAACTCCCAGTCACCCAATCTATTGTGATAGCACTTACCTCTGTGTGAAACTGAGAAACTCGGGACCAGTGTAAACTAGGGTTAGTGCTGAGAGTAGAGTGAAGTTCTGGGAGATCCTCCATAGAGACCCTTTTTTGTAACTTGCATACTGGATCACATTATGAGAATCTCCTTCTTATATACTGGGGCCCATGGATAAACTCTGACATAAGGGCCAAACAAGACATTCTGTGAGCAATGACATTCTGAAAACAACTTGCAGTTATTTGCGGCCAACGCATTACACTGGTTGTGCATAGCAACAGTAGAGTTGAATGACGCAGTCTTCCGTCTTTTTTCCATTCAGGTTATACCCAGTACCAatagcatttttcttttttcgcCCCAGTATCAATAGCATTGAATCCTGAACTTTTAAATATCCGTTATTTACCATCAGTGATATCTGTTCTCTGACCTTTTCAAGGTCATCAACGTTGTAGGTTTGTGAAAAATAAGAGACAAGCCTTTTCAGGGTTAATAAAAGGAATAAAGGGGTTGGTGTAGTGTTTTTTGAAAGACTTGAAACAGATAGTGGCTAATGTCAATGGATGGGAAATTGCTGAATGCAGGCACAGTGGGGACTTCTTAACAGTTGGCTGCAACTAGCAGTAAAGATGACACAATAGAACAACAAGAAACATTTTGAATTAAAAGTGCGAGTAAAACAGAAACCTCTAAAACCATGCAGCACAAAACTAGTAATAATTTCCTGATGATAAGCACTTGAAGGACCATGACAAATTTGAATGTACTGTGAACCGTTGTATAAAATCAAAGTGAAtacttctttttctatttttattagcaACAATATTAcactttttcctcttcttctttttctctaataaaatgtttttttatgaatgacaaattttattttcttaacaAAAATTGCCATTcataaacaaaagaaacaaaaaaaaaaaaaaggtgagaaaGTATAATATCCATTGACATTATGGATATGCATGGAGACATGCACATCCAAACACTTATGGATGGCCGGGACGTAATAAagcatcccaactatctttgatcGTGAGTGCCGGGCATCCTATCCCAATGGACCCAACAGCTGCCATGTCAATTAAACTCCAGTCCACTAGAGTGCAGTGACCGAGAACCAATCGTTTTGATGGAATTGTTCGTCTTTGAAAATCTTTCCATTCCACTCCTTCAAAAGGGTTCCATGACTTCCATTGGAAGGAGATTCCAAAGTATCCAACCATCATCAGTAAAGAAATAGTAATCGACATTTTCTTCATCACCCCAACACAGGAAGCAGATGTTGAGGAGTGTGAGAATACTAACAAGTACCTTCAAATTTGTGAAATGAACTAGACCATAGACCACAAAAACCAAGAATCATGCATACACGGATTACATTTTG
Coding sequences:
- the LOC131248138 gene encoding vacuolar protein sorting-associated protein 55 homolog; translation: MADLPRYVIACLHSGKLAFLAIMVSAGIVLQVLACALYNNWWPMLTVIMYVLLPMPLLFFVGSDTSSLISTNGNGWIDATKFLTGASAVGSIAIPIILKHANVIGWGAMVMELSSFFVFVSAIVCFLQMSNEDEYSML